From a single Populus nigra chromosome 18, ddPopNigr1.1, whole genome shotgun sequence genomic region:
- the LOC133678416 gene encoding homeobox-leucine zipper protein ATHB-12-like, which produces MDIFILTYCNMSYQILIEGVVEFDQAVAGDHAEAAESFACVDDDEHQQQLEQISRRKKKKKKGSKMNTRRFSDEQVRSLESMFESETKLEPRKKMQLARELGLQPRQVAIWFQNRRARWKTKQMEQKYKTLKASYDNLASSYESLKNERESLLLQLQTVSNQLGNPCKGLETCDRGIDAVLHDGITNLEVEAQQGQDNSTIMANVCDDMSMGNGHSGDQGQGFLYTGSPEYSDGTLASAYEKCYSTDSGAPFDLSWNNSYCFSFRS; this is translated from the exons ATGGACATATTCATTCTAACTTATTGCAACATGAGCTATCAAATACTGATAGAGGGAGTTGTGGAATTTGACCAGGCAGTAGCAGGAGATCATGCAGAAGCGGCTGAAAGTTTTGcctgtgttgatgatgatgaacatCAGCAGCAGCTAGAACAAATTtcaaggaggaagaagaagaagaagaagggaagcAAGATGAATACTAGGAGGTTTAGTGATGAACAGGTTAGGTCACTAGAGTCGATGTTTGAGTCAGAGACAAAGCTGGAGCCAAGAAAGAAGATGCAACTAGCAAGAGAACTCGGGCTGCAGCCTCGTCAGGTTGCTATATGGTTTCAGAACAGAAGAGCTAGGTGGAAGACAAAACAGATGGAGCAAAAGTACAAAACCTTGAAAGCTAGTTATGACAACTTAGCCTCAAGTTATGAGTCCTTGAAGAATGAAAGAGAGTCCTTACTTTTACAG TTGCAGACGGTAAGTAATCAGCTTGGCAACCCTTGTAAGGGGTTGGAAACATGTGACAGAGGCATTGATGCAGTTCTTCATGATGGAATCACAAACCTTGAGGTTGAAGCGCAGCAAGGACAAGACAACAGTACTATAATGGCCAACGTATGTGATGATATGAGCATGGGAAATGGACATTCTGGTGATCAAGGACAAGGATTTCTCTATACGGGTTCCCCAGAATACAGTGATGGGACATTAGCATCAGCCTATGAGAAATGCTACAGCACTGATTCAGGGGCCCCGTTTGATCTATCATGGAACAATTCGTATTGTTTTAGTTTCAGgagttga